A single region of the Chitinophaga niabensis genome encodes:
- a CDS encoding TonB-dependent receptor — protein MNKRLFLLTSKSDWLVVTRLMRVVKLTALLLIVANFCANAKTFAQITMSQRNVSLEKVFKEIHRKTGYQFFYKDELMKEAKKVDIDVKDASIEEVLDICFKDQPFGFTITQKTITVVRKNAVKVVTGHPSPPIVIKGKVTDYNNAGLAGVSVSVIGSTTGVFTDIDGNFTITVPDNSVLSFTFIGFKTENLRVGKENTTVTVMLTQQVSSLNDVVVVGYGTQKKVSVVGAVTSIGTNELRQSPTTNLSNALAGRLPGLLVNQFVGGEPGVDQSDVFIRGMATYNTGNNSQKPIVIVDGIERDFQYLNPEEVETFSLLKDASATAVFGVRGANGVILVTTRRGKLMDKPNVTFKAATGISAPIKFPEYLGSADYAMLYNEAQDNDKSTRTRFTAEAIENYKKAKGDNSDGLGYNIDLFDYAFKPSMQQDYSLNIQGGSKTVKYFVMAGYMNQDGNYKHTKLSPYNTNAVFKRYNFRSNIDINITENFYARLNLGGRIQNRIAPGTTAARVVNIANTQPSIYPIILENNDNPANKSIIYKHPEGLLFGTQLYRYNILGEIAYSGFINEYKTFMDGSFALGHKLDFITKGLTAEVQYSYDVQSGNTVNRTIPHESEGYREYGGYATFYPQAGVDIFMNPNGSHYDGAYITPKRSDNATMNNGYDGNTPGAQRKTHLQVTLNYARSFGKHSVTGMLLGLQQRRTIMNDVPFGNQGLAFRATYNYNDRYLFEFNAGYNGSENFPKGARYGFFPAVAAGWVISNERFMENSVINYLKLRGSYGLVGSDLLPGIRFGYLQFFEVNGDTYNFGVGQNNGAPANVYEAPLANLALTWEKARKTNIGIEARTLSNRLSLTLDIFKEHRYDILTTIPNDYGTRNVSAVVGQNAPQLNLGIVDNKGFDLEVGWSDNIGKSFSYYIRPNVSFARNKIIYINEIERIAANGKNVDYARRTGKRIGEQFVFEFSHFVKDQAEADQLNTSNYQKWGALIPGDVVYKDQNGDGQITDQEDRIAMGNPRNPEIQFGLPLGVSYKSFDVSILFQGATNTSVQLINAAAWDFPTYGQDIIGRVKNFHLARWTPATAATATYPALHYGTHLNNKNPNSSLFLADASYMRLKSLEIGYSLSPKFLKRLGLTKTRFYAQGLNLATWDKLSTFDVDPETNTGGDWYPIQKVYNLGVYVTF, from the coding sequence ATGAACAAGAGACTATTTTTATTGACGTCTAAATCAGACTGGTTGGTAGTAACCAGATTAATGCGGGTTGTTAAACTAACCGCATTATTACTTATCGTGGCAAATTTTTGTGCAAATGCCAAGACCTTTGCCCAGATCACCATGTCCCAACGAAATGTATCGTTGGAAAAAGTATTTAAAGAGATTCACCGGAAAACCGGCTATCAGTTCTTTTACAAGGATGAGCTGATGAAAGAGGCAAAGAAGGTGGATATTGACGTGAAAGATGCCAGCATTGAAGAAGTACTGGACATCTGTTTTAAAGATCAGCCTTTCGGTTTCACTATCACACAAAAGACAATCACTGTTGTGAGGAAGAATGCAGTGAAAGTGGTGACAGGCCATCCATCACCGCCTATTGTGATCAAAGGAAAGGTGACTGACTATAACAATGCCGGGCTTGCCGGTGTATCTGTTTCCGTGATCGGTTCCACAACTGGTGTGTTCACTGATATAGATGGTAATTTTACCATCACCGTTCCCGATAACAGTGTATTGAGTTTTACATTTATTGGGTTTAAAACGGAGAACCTTCGCGTAGGTAAAGAAAATACCACTGTAACTGTGATGCTTACCCAACAAGTATCTTCATTGAACGATGTAGTTGTGGTAGGTTATGGGACACAGAAGAAAGTATCCGTGGTAGGCGCAGTTACTTCCATCGGCACCAACGAACTACGTCAAAGCCCTACTACCAACCTCTCCAATGCACTTGCAGGAAGACTACCCGGTTTGCTGGTGAACCAGTTTGTGGGTGGTGAGCCTGGTGTGGACCAGAGTGATGTGTTTATTCGTGGTATGGCTACTTACAATACAGGTAACAACTCTCAAAAACCCATTGTGATCGTAGATGGCATTGAGCGCGACTTCCAGTATCTGAATCCGGAGGAAGTGGAAACCTTTTCCTTATTAAAGGACGCATCTGCCACAGCGGTTTTTGGTGTTAGAGGTGCCAATGGTGTAATCCTGGTTACCACGCGCAGAGGTAAATTGATGGATAAGCCCAATGTTACTTTCAAAGCTGCTACTGGTATTTCCGCACCTATAAAATTCCCTGAGTACCTGGGCTCTGCAGATTATGCCATGTTGTATAACGAGGCGCAGGACAATGATAAAAGTACCCGCACCAGGTTTACTGCAGAGGCCATCGAGAATTACAAAAAAGCAAAAGGCGATAACTCAGATGGACTGGGTTATAACATCGATCTGTTCGATTATGCCTTTAAACCCAGTATGCAGCAGGATTACAGTCTAAACATCCAGGGTGGCAGTAAAACCGTGAAGTACTTTGTAATGGCGGGTTATATGAACCAGGATGGTAACTATAAGCATACCAAACTGAGTCCTTATAATACCAACGCAGTTTTTAAACGTTATAACTTTCGCTCTAATATCGACATCAATATCACGGAGAATTTCTATGCGCGTTTGAACCTCGGCGGGCGTATCCAGAACAGGATCGCGCCAGGCACTACAGCAGCGCGTGTGGTGAATATCGCCAACACACAACCTTCTATCTACCCGATCATATTGGAGAATAACGATAATCCTGCAAACAAGTCCATCATCTACAAACATCCGGAAGGCTTGCTGTTCGGTACGCAATTGTATCGTTATAATATCCTTGGTGAGATTGCTTACTCCGGTTTTATCAACGAATACAAAACGTTCATGGACGGAAGTTTTGCGCTGGGCCATAAACTGGATTTCATTACAAAAGGTTTGACTGCCGAAGTACAATATTCTTATGATGTACAGAGTGGTAATACTGTGAACAGAACAATCCCGCACGAGTCTGAAGGTTATCGTGAGTATGGCGGATATGCCACTTTCTATCCGCAGGCCGGCGTAGATATATTCATGAATCCCAACGGCAGCCATTACGATGGTGCATATATTACACCGAAACGTTCAGACAATGCCACTATGAACAATGGTTACGATGGTAACACTCCGGGTGCACAACGCAAGACCCATCTGCAGGTGACATTGAACTATGCCCGGTCTTTTGGCAAGCATAGTGTGACAGGGATGTTACTGGGGCTTCAGCAACGCCGGACTATTATGAATGACGTTCCTTTCGGTAACCAGGGCCTGGCTTTCAGAGCTACTTATAATTACAACGACCGCTACCTGTTTGAGTTCAATGCCGGGTATAACGGATCGGAGAACTTTCCCAAAGGTGCCCGTTATGGGTTTTTCCCTGCCGTTGCCGCAGGATGGGTGATCAGCAATGAGCGTTTTATGGAGAATTCAGTCATCAATTACCTGAAGCTGAGAGGTTCTTACGGATTGGTAGGTAGTGATCTGTTGCCTGGCATCCGTTTCGGCTACCTTCAATTCTTTGAGGTAAATGGTGATACCTACAATTTTGGTGTTGGTCAGAACAATGGCGCACCAGCAAACGTGTATGAAGCACCGCTGGCCAACCTCGCACTGACATGGGAGAAAGCCAGAAAGACCAATATTGGTATTGAAGCAAGAACATTGAGCAATCGCCTGAGCCTTACACTGGATATCTTCAAGGAGCATCGTTACGACATCCTTACCACCATTCCTAATGACTATGGGACCAGGAACGTATCTGCCGTTGTTGGTCAGAACGCGCCGCAGTTGAACCTGGGTATAGTAGACAATAAGGGTTTTGATCTGGAAGTTGGCTGGTCAGATAATATTGGCAAGAGCTTCAGCTATTACATTCGCCCGAATGTATCTTTTGCCAGGAACAAGATCATCTACATCAATGAAATAGAACGTATTGCTGCCAATGGCAAGAATGTGGACTATGCCCGCCGTACAGGAAAGCGTATCGGTGAGCAGTTTGTATTTGAGTTCAGTCATTTTGTAAAGGACCAGGCGGAAGCGGACCAGTTGAATACATCCAACTACCAGAAATGGGGAGCACTGATACCTGGTGATGTGGTGTATAAAGACCAGAATGGCGACGGACAGATCACCGATCAGGAAGATCGCATCGCGATGGGTAATCCCCGGAATCCTGAGATACAGTTTGGTCTTCCTCTTGGCGTGTCTTACAAAAGTTTTGATGTCAGCATTTTGTTCCAGGGAGCCACTAATACCAGCGTTCAGCTGATCAATGCCGCAGCCTGGGATTTCCCTACTTACGGACAGGACATCATCGGACGTGTGAAGAATTTCCACCTTGCCCGCTGGACTCCGGCAACAGCAGCCACTGCTACTTATCCTGCATTGCATTACGGCACACATCTGAATAATAAAAACCCGAATAGTTCATTGTTCCTCGCAGACGCTTCTTACATGCGTTTGAAAAGCCTGGAAATTGGCTATTCCCTCTCCCCCAAGTTCCTGAAGAGGTTAGGTCTTACAAAAACAAGGTTCTATGCCCAAGGCCTGAACCTGGCTACCTGGGATAAACTGTCCACTTTTGATGTAGACCCCGAAACCAATACCGGGGGCGACTGGTACCCTATTCAGAAAGTATATAATCTGGGTGTTTACGTAACCTTCTAA